Proteins encoded within one genomic window of Oncorhynchus tshawytscha isolate Ot180627B linkage group LG02, Otsh_v2.0, whole genome shotgun sequence:
- the LOC112219645 gene encoding DNA-binding protein inhibitor ID-1 yields the protein MKVVGPTCALKSKVGGKDMVRCLSDQSLSISKCKIPLLDEQMTVFLQDMNSCYSKLKELVPTLPTNKKASKVEILQHVIDYIWDLQVELDEPEKNRQQSSVPRTPLTTLNAELASITVENGFSDDRIMCR from the exons ATGAAGGTTGTCGGACCTACCTGCGCACTGAAGAGCAAGGTTGGAGGCAAGGACATGGTGCGGTGCCTATCCGACCAGAGCCTTTCCATCTCCAAATGTAAGATCCCGCTGCTGGACGAGCAGATGACCGTGTTTCTGCAGGACATGAACAGCTGTTATAGCAAGCTGAAGGAGCTCGTCCCCACTCTGCCTACCAACAAGAAGGCCAGCAAGGTGGAGATCCTCCAACACGTCATTGACTACATATGGGACCTGCAGGTTGAACTGGACGAGCCGGAAAAGAACCGTCAGCAGAGCAGCGTGCCCCGCACACCTCTGACAACCCTGAACGCAGAGCTGGCCAGCATCACTGTCGAG AATGGATTCTCGGATGACAGAATCATGTGCCGCTAG